A portion of the Pseudomonas koreensis genome contains these proteins:
- the eprS gene encoding autotransporter serine peptidase EprS yields MDVRIKPISVGSLLLVISANQVQAQYLEPGQPGDPASWRSAEFLRDWGLERMQADQAYAAGITGNGVKIGALDSGFDAAHPELSADRYHPVPASGSYVDGSAFNVDGTLNPNNDSHGTHVVGTMGAARDGSGMHGVAYNAQIYVGNTNKNDSFLFGPGPDPRYFKAVYDSLADAGVRAINNSWGSQPPDVSYRTLADLHAAYAQHWNKSTWLDAAADVSRRGVINVFSAGNSGYPNASVRSALPYFQPDLEGHWLAVSGLDQSNQQKYNQCGIAKYWCITTPGAKIDSTIPGGGYAIKSGTSMAAPHATGALALVMERYPYMSNQQALEVLLTTATQLDGSVTDAPTTRVGWGVANLNRAMRGPGQLLGAFDANLGTGQRDVWSNDISDKALIQRQGEDLAEHSAWQKTLQDKGWQNGLPTGASQQDQSDYAVGMLRDAAAASRVYQGSLIKSGAGQLLLSGANTYRGPTTVNGGLLTVNGSLTSAVTVNDSGTLGGSGRIAALTANSGGRVAPGNSIGTLNVAGDVTLAPGSTYAVELSPTSSDRIVAGGTAIVSGASVSLSLENSPTLLSSAEAQSLLGRQYNILQAAGGVQGQFAAVVPNYLFIGGALDYAASGIQLNIERNATSFASVGQTPNQRSVAAAVEALGAGSSVYESVLRAPTQASAQQAFQQLSGEIYPALGTMLINDSRQLRDAVGERLHDESTTRSNGWIKALGAWGSTDSGHDTAGYNTSIGGLLAGVDGALDEQTRIGVVTGYSDSSLSMGSGTHSSAKVDSYHLGAYAGHDLGAWRLSTGAAYSWHRGDVKRDLQYDEVSAKQKAKLDATTTQVFGEAAYRLQLQALALEPFANLTYLHLDTEGFTEKGDAAALKSAGDQRDVVLSTLGMRASKTFNLSSQQALDLSARLGWQHSLSDIESEQHLRFANGGTPYAVESSALVRDAALVGVQASLALSKDVRVNLDYNGQLASREKLHGVGLSLNWQF; encoded by the coding sequence ATGGACGTACGCATCAAGCCGATCTCGGTCGGCTCCCTGTTGCTTGTGATTTCTGCAAACCAGGTTCAGGCGCAATACCTGGAGCCCGGCCAGCCCGGCGATCCGGCCAGTTGGCGCAGCGCCGAGTTCCTGCGTGACTGGGGCCTTGAACGCATGCAGGCCGATCAAGCCTACGCTGCCGGCATCACCGGCAACGGCGTGAAAATCGGCGCGCTCGATTCCGGTTTCGATGCCGCCCACCCGGAACTCTCCGCCGATCGTTATCACCCGGTACCCGCCAGCGGCAGCTACGTCGACGGCTCAGCGTTCAACGTCGACGGCACCCTCAACCCGAACAACGATTCCCACGGCACCCACGTGGTCGGCACCATGGGCGCCGCCCGTGATGGCAGCGGTATGCACGGGGTTGCTTACAACGCGCAAATCTACGTCGGCAACACCAACAAGAACGACAGCTTCCTCTTCGGCCCCGGCCCTGATCCGCGTTATTTCAAAGCGGTCTACGACAGTCTCGCCGATGCCGGGGTACGGGCGATCAATAACAGTTGGGGCAGTCAGCCGCCGGATGTCAGCTATCGCACCCTGGCGGATCTGCACGCCGCCTACGCGCAACACTGGAACAAGAGCACCTGGCTCGACGCCGCAGCCGATGTCTCCCGGCGCGGCGTGATCAATGTCTTCAGCGCCGGCAACAGCGGTTACCCGAACGCCAGCGTACGTTCAGCGCTGCCGTATTTTCAGCCGGATCTGGAAGGCCACTGGCTGGCGGTGTCCGGGCTCGATCAGAGCAATCAGCAGAAATACAACCAGTGCGGCATCGCCAAATACTGGTGCATCACCACCCCGGGAGCGAAGATCGACAGCACCATTCCCGGTGGCGGTTACGCGATCAAGTCCGGTACATCGATGGCGGCACCGCACGCGACCGGTGCGTTGGCACTGGTGATGGAACGCTATCCGTACATGAGCAACCAGCAGGCGCTCGAAGTGCTGCTGACCACCGCCACTCAGCTCGACGGCTCGGTCACCGATGCACCGACCACGCGGGTCGGCTGGGGCGTCGCCAACCTCAACCGGGCGATGCGCGGGCCGGGCCAATTGCTCGGCGCGTTCGATGCCAATCTGGGGACAGGGCAGCGCGATGTCTGGAGCAATGACATCTCCGACAAGGCGCTGATTCAGCGTCAGGGCGAAGACCTCGCCGAGCACAGCGCCTGGCAGAAAACCCTGCAGGACAAAGGCTGGCAGAACGGGCTCCCCACGGGCGCCAGTCAGCAGGACCAGAGCGATTACGCCGTCGGCATGCTCCGTGATGCAGCAGCGGCGAGCCGGGTGTATCAGGGTAGCCTGATCAAGTCCGGCGCCGGCCAGTTGCTGCTCAGCGGCGCAAACACCTACCGTGGCCCGACCACCGTAAACGGCGGGCTGCTCACCGTTAATGGTTCGCTGACCTCAGCAGTCACCGTCAACGACAGCGGCACCCTCGGCGGCTCCGGACGCATCGCCGCGTTGACCGCCAACAGCGGCGGCCGGGTCGCACCGGGCAACTCCATCGGCACCTTGAACGTCGCTGGTGATGTGACACTCGCCCCGGGCTCGACTTACGCCGTTGAGCTATCGCCCACCAGCAGCGACCGTATCGTCGCCGGCGGCACGGCAATCGTCAGCGGCGCCAGTGTCAGCCTTTCGCTGGAAAACAGCCCGACCTTGCTCAGCAGCGCCGAAGCGCAAAGCCTGCTCGGCCGCCAGTACAACATCCTGCAAGCGGCCGGCGGCGTGCAGGGGCAGTTCGCTGCGGTAGTGCCGAACTACCTGTTCATCGGCGGCGCCCTCGATTACGCCGCAAGCGGCATTCAGTTGAACATCGAACGTAACGCGACCAGCTTCGCCAGCGTCGGGCAAACGCCCAACCAGCGTTCGGTGGCAGCGGCCGTCGAAGCTTTGGGCGCCGGTAGTTCCGTCTACGAAAGTGTGTTGCGTGCACCCACTCAAGCCTCGGCGCAGCAAGCCTTTCAACAGCTGAGCGGCGAGATTTATCCGGCGCTCGGTACGATGCTGATCAACGACAGCCGCCAGTTGCGTGATGCGGTCGGCGAGCGGCTGCACGATGAATCCACGACGCGCAGCAACGGCTGGATCAAAGCGCTCGGGGCCTGGGGCAGCACCGATTCGGGCCACGACACCGCTGGCTACAACACCTCGATCGGCGGCCTGCTGGCCGGTGTCGACGGCGCGCTCGACGAGCAGACCCGAATCGGTGTGGTCACCGGTTACAGCGACAGTTCGCTGAGCATGGGCTCGGGCACACATTCTTCGGCGAAAGTCGACAGCTATCACCTCGGCGCGTATGCCGGCCACGACCTCGGCGCGTGGCGCTTGAGCACCGGCGCGGCGTACAGCTGGCATCGCGGCGATGTGAAGCGCGATCTGCAATACGACGAAGTCAGCGCCAAGCAGAAAGCCAAGCTTGATGCGACCACCACACAGGTCTTCGGCGAGGCGGCGTATCGGTTGCAGTTACAAGCGCTGGCGCTGGAACCGTTCGCCAACCTGACCTACCTGCATCTGGACACCGAAGGTTTCACCGAGAAGGGCGATGCTGCTGCGTTGAAAAGCGCTGGGGATCAGCGCGACGTGGTGTTGAGCACTCTGGGCATGCGGGCGAGCAAAACCTTCAATCTTTCCAGTCAGCAAGCGCTGGACCTCAGCGCTCGTCTCGGCTGGCAGCACAGCCTCAGCGATATCGAATCGGAGCAGCATTTGCGCTTTGCCAATGGCGGCACGCCTTACGCGGTGGAGAGCTCGGCGCTCGTGCGCGATGCGGCGCTGGTCGGTGTGCAGGCCAGTCTGGCGCTGAGCAAGGACGTGCGGGTCAACCTTGACTACAACGGCCAACTGGCCAGCCGCGAGAAGCTGCATGGCGTTGGGCTGAGCCTGAACTGGCAGTTCTGA